In one Streptomyces sp. NBC_01288 genomic region, the following are encoded:
- a CDS encoding carbohydrate ABC transporter permease → MSVIERTRPVQETAVREPRITDEHGRRIRVWELALRYTLLLIVLAITIGPFVWQLSTSLKGPTEDIYSSPPTFLPEHPTLHNYKRVADTIPVWDYAFNSLKVATANVVTNCVGSALAGYALARLRYRGRRVATLVFILAMLVPVEGIIIAQFTTMRELGLNNTLIGVVLPGCVGAMNVLLMRNAFLNLPYEIEEAAFVDGANVWQRFLRIALPSVKGTIAVVAIFAFMGAWDDFLWPLIVLSDPSRFTLTIGLNYLHGTFANDERLVAAGTVIAVAPLIALFACLQRYFFRGVGDGAVKG, encoded by the coding sequence TTGAGCGTCATCGAGCGCACAAGGCCCGTCCAGGAGACGGCGGTTCGCGAACCCCGCATCACCGACGAGCACGGCCGCCGCATCCGCGTCTGGGAACTCGCGCTGCGCTACACGCTGTTGCTCATCGTCCTCGCCATCACGATCGGCCCCTTCGTGTGGCAGCTCTCCACCTCGCTCAAGGGCCCGACCGAGGACATCTACAGCTCACCGCCGACCTTCCTGCCCGAACACCCCACGCTGCACAACTACAAGCGGGTCGCCGACACCATCCCCGTCTGGGACTACGCCTTCAACTCACTGAAGGTCGCCACCGCCAACGTCGTGACGAACTGCGTCGGTTCGGCCCTCGCCGGGTACGCCCTGGCCCGGCTGCGCTACCGGGGCCGACGCGTGGCCACCCTCGTCTTCATCCTCGCGATGCTCGTGCCGGTGGAGGGCATCATCATCGCCCAGTTCACCACCATGCGGGAGCTGGGCCTCAACAACACCCTGATCGGCGTGGTCCTCCCGGGCTGCGTCGGCGCGATGAACGTGCTGCTGATGCGCAACGCCTTCCTCAACCTGCCGTACGAGATAGAGGAAGCGGCCTTCGTCGACGGCGCCAACGTGTGGCAGCGGTTCCTGCGGATCGCGCTGCCGTCCGTGAAGGGGACCATCGCGGTCGTCGCGATCTTCGCCTTCATGGGCGCCTGGGACGACTTCCTGTGGCCGCTCATCGTGCTCAGCGACCCGTCCAGGTTCACGCTCACCATCGGCCTCAACTATCTGCACGGCACCTTCGCCAACGACGAACGCCTGGTGGCCGCCGGCACGGTCATCGCCGTGGCACCGCTGATCGCCCTCTTCGCCTGCCTCCAGCGGTACTTCTTCCGGGGCGTCGGCGACGGTGCCGTCAAGGGCTGA
- a CDS encoding carbohydrate ABC transporter permease: MADVSRVRRQLPTSPWLFAAPGLLVVGAFVLYPFGSTVINSFTDRRTLIPGHFVGFANFRELWHDDMFWTGLRNSTLYIVGVVPALVVLPLLLALLVQKNIPGITFFRSAFYTPVVASIVVVGLIWVWLLDERGLVNSLLETIGVGQIGFLSDQWLLLLSAMAVTVWKGLGYYMIIYLAALASVPRELHEAASVDGAGAVRRFFTVTVPAVRSTMVLVGALSSVAAFKVFSEVYLMAGPSGGPAGEDTTLVMLVQRTGTGLTGRVGYASALSVVVFVVTVALMLLVLRADRKEDA; this comes from the coding sequence ATGGCCGACGTGTCCCGCGTGCGGCGCCAACTGCCCACCAGTCCCTGGCTGTTCGCCGCCCCCGGGCTGCTCGTCGTCGGCGCCTTCGTGCTCTACCCCTTCGGCTCCACCGTGATCAACTCCTTCACGGACCGGCGCACCCTGATCCCGGGCCACTTCGTCGGCTTCGCCAACTTCCGCGAGCTGTGGCACGACGACATGTTCTGGACCGGCCTGCGCAACAGCACCCTGTACATCGTCGGAGTGGTGCCCGCACTCGTCGTACTCCCGCTGCTGCTCGCCCTGTTGGTACAGAAGAACATCCCCGGCATCACCTTCTTCCGATCCGCGTTCTACACGCCGGTCGTCGCGTCCATCGTCGTGGTCGGACTGATCTGGGTGTGGCTGCTGGACGAACGGGGCCTGGTCAACTCGCTGTTGGAGACGATCGGCGTCGGACAGATCGGCTTCCTCAGCGACCAGTGGCTGCTCCTGCTGAGCGCCATGGCCGTCACGGTCTGGAAGGGCCTCGGCTACTACATGATCATTTATCTGGCCGCGCTCGCCAGCGTGCCGCGCGAACTGCACGAGGCCGCGTCGGTCGACGGCGCGGGCGCGGTGCGCCGCTTCTTCACGGTGACCGTGCCCGCCGTCCGCTCCACGATGGTGCTGGTGGGCGCGCTGTCCTCGGTCGCCGCCTTCAAGGTGTTCTCCGAGGTCTACCTGATGGCGGGCCCGAGCGGCGGACCGGCCGGCGAGGACACCACCCTCGTGATGCTCGTCCAGCGCACGGGTACGGGACTGACCGGCCGCGTCGGATACGCCTCCGCGCTCTCGGTCGTCGTCTTCGTGGTCACCGTCGCCCTGATGCTGCTCGTGCTGCGGGCCGACCGGAAGGAGGACGCTTGA